The following are from one region of the Osmerus mordax isolate fOsmMor3 chromosome 1, fOsmMor3.pri, whole genome shotgun sequence genome:
- the LOC136947776 gene encoding dual specificity protein phosphatase 7-like: MKINLWSGSRDVTMMMSSKSVEWLQEELESGVSSLLLLDCRSHELFESSHIETAINLAIPGLMLRRLKKGNLPIRSIIPNNEDKEKFVKRCKTDIVVLYDEATSDWQENGVASSVLGLLLQKLRDDGCKAHYLEGGFNKFQTEYPEHCETNLDCSCPSSSPPASVLGLGGLRISSDCSDGESDREPGSATESEGSPLPNNQPAFPVQILPYLYLGCAKDSTNLDVLGKYNIKYILNVTPNLPNMFEHDGEFKYKQIPISDHWSQNLSQFFPEAISFIDEARSKKCGILVHCLAGISRSVTVTVAYLMQKLNLSLNDAYDFVKRKKSNISPNFNFMGQLLDFERTLGLNSPCDNRSPTNEQLFFTTPTNHNVFQLDTLEST, from the exons ATGAAAATTAATCTTTGGAGCGGTTCCCGGGACGTGACTATGATGATGTCGAGCAAAAGTGTGGAATGGCTGCAAGAAGAATTGGAATCCGGTGTGAGCTCACTGCTCTTACTGGATTGCCGATCGCACGAGCTCTTCGAGTCTTCTCACATCGAGACGGCCATCAATCTGGCCATCCCGGGGTTGATGTTGCGGAGACTAAAGAAGGGGAATTTACCTATCCGCTCGATTATCCCGAATAATGAGGACAAGGAAAAATTTGTCAAGCGGTGCAAAACAGATATTGTGGTTCTGTACGACGAGGCCACCTCGGACTGGCAGGAAAATGGGGTGGCAAGCTCTGTTCTGGGGCTTCTCTTACAGAAACTGCGGGACGATGGTTGTAAGGCACATTACTTGGAGG GGGGATTCAACAAGTTCCAGACTGAGTACCCAGAACACTGCGAGACCAACCTGGACTGCTCCTGTCCCAGCagctccccccctgcctccgttCTGGGCCTGGGGGGGCTCCGCATCAGCTCCGACTGCTCCGACGGCGAATCAGACAGGGAGCCTGGCAGCGCCACGGAATCGGAAGGCAGTCCCTTGCCCAATAACCAGCCAGCATTCCCCGTTCAGATCCTCCCCTACCTTTACCTTGGGTGTGCCAAAGACTCCACCAACCTTGACGTGCTGGGGAAGTACAACATCAAGTACATCCTCAACGTTACCCCCAACCTGCCCAACATGTTTGAGCACGACGGGGAATTCAAGTACAAACAGATCCCCATCTCGGATCACTGGAGCCAAAACCTGTCGCAGTTTTTCCCCGAGGCTATTTCTTTCATTG ATGAAGCTCGTTCCAAAAAGTGCGGGATCCTGGTGCACTGCCTGGCTGGTATTAGTCGCAGCGTCACGGTAACGGTGGCCTACCTGATGCAGAAGCTCAACCTTTCCCTCAACGACGCCTATGACTTCGTCAAGAGGAAGAAGTCCAACATCTCGCCCAACTTCAACTTCATGGGGCAGCTCCTGGACTTTGAGAGGACTTTGGGTCTCAACAGCCCCTGTGACAACCGCTCACCCACCAATGAGCAGCTGTTTTTCACGACGCCAACCAATCATAACGTTTTCCAGCTAGACACGCTGGAGTCCACATGA